One part of the Moorena sp. SIOASIH genome encodes these proteins:
- a CDS encoding class I SAM-dependent methyltransferase, translating into MLFDEPYYIAINQARWAVAENVLNQLRLNQGLSFTSCLDVGCGPGWFSEKLVNWGVNVIGLEGRQELVEEASKRVTEAKFYQVDVESTPQMSQFAGADLVFCFGLLYHTENPFKVIRNLQLLTQKVLFIESMNVPFDEPVTYLVEEGKNETQGLTYHAMIPSRSCLLKMLQVSGFPYLYDYQGYVDHEDFWETETKHQRRRIFLASTVELQVSDLVPSPEIVTPKYNFYKQ; encoded by the coding sequence CTGGGCTGTAGCGGAAAACGTTCTCAATCAGCTTAGACTCAATCAGGGATTAAGTTTTACCAGTTGCCTTGACGTGGGCTGTGGTCCCGGTTGGTTTTCTGAAAAGCTGGTGAATTGGGGAGTAAATGTAATTGGTTTAGAGGGTAGACAAGAACTTGTTGAAGAAGCGAGTAAACGGGTAACTGAAGCTAAGTTTTATCAGGTTGATGTTGAATCTACCCCACAGATGTCTCAATTTGCTGGAGCCGACTTAGTGTTTTGCTTCGGCTTGCTCTATCACACAGAAAATCCCTTCAAAGTCATTCGTAATTTGCAGTTATTAACCCAAAAAGTGTTATTTATTGAAAGTATGAATGTTCCTTTCGATGAACCAGTTACCTATCTAGTTGAAGAAGGCAAAAACGAAACTCAGGGCTTAACCTACCATGCCATGATTCCTAGTCGAAGTTGCTTGCTGAAAATGCTCCAAGTTTCAGGATTTCCTTATCTATACGACTATCAGGGTTATGTAGACCATGAAGATTTCTGGGAAACGGAGACCAAGCACCAAAGACGCCGCATATTTTTAGCATCTACAGTAGAGTTACAAGTCAGTGATTTAGTTCCCTCACCTGAGATTGTCACGCCAAAGTATAATTTTTATAAACAATAA
- a CDS encoding glycosyltransferase family 2 protein has protein sequence MKISIVIPVYEEEKNLKVLIPELSEQFIKINLKPEYEIIIIDDGSSDKTWSILQVLSKDYSEIKARKLSRNFGKEAALSAGLDIARGEAVIVMDGDMQHPPSLIPELIRVWHETGCDIVEAVKVDRGKESVWNKISANLFYWIMNKLSGYDLRGASDYKLLDKKVIQAWRKMGESNLFFRGMTVWLGFQKIQIPFKVSHRVRGQSKFSILKLFNLSITGLTAFSSFPLHIVTILGIVFLIFSVILGFQTLYLKIIGEAVTGFTTVILLLLVIGSFLMISLGIMGTYVAKIYEEVKSRPRYIVTDSINE, from the coding sequence ATGAAAATATCTATAGTTATTCCTGTATATGAAGAAGAAAAAAACTTAAAGGTACTTATTCCTGAACTATCTGAGCAATTCATAAAAATAAATCTAAAACCCGAATATGAAATAATAATCATAGATGATGGATCATCTGATAAAACTTGGAGTATACTCCAAGTTTTATCAAAGGATTATTCAGAAATAAAAGCAAGAAAGTTATCAAGAAATTTTGGCAAAGAAGCTGCTTTGTCTGCTGGGTTAGATATAGCCAGAGGAGAAGCAGTAATAGTTATGGATGGAGACATGCAACATCCACCTTCTTTGATACCAGAATTAATCAGAGTATGGCATGAAACAGGGTGTGACATTGTAGAAGCAGTTAAAGTTGATCGTGGAAAAGAATCTGTCTGGAACAAAATAAGTGCTAATCTCTTCTATTGGATTATGAATAAGTTGTCAGGCTATGACTTAAGGGGAGCCTCTGATTATAAGCTTTTAGACAAAAAAGTCATTCAAGCTTGGAGAAAAATGGGAGAATCTAACCTATTTTTTAGAGGGATGACTGTTTGGTTGGGATTTCAAAAGATCCAAATTCCTTTTAAAGTTTCACATCGTGTCAGAGGCCAATCAAAATTTTCTATTTTAAAACTATTTAATCTTTCTATAACTGGCTTAACAGCATTTTCATCATTTCCATTACATATAGTTACTATATTAGGAATTGTTTTTCTAATATTTTCAGTAATTCTTGGTTTCCAAACTCTTTACCTCAAGATTATTGGAGAAGCCGTTACCGGTTTTACAACAGTAATACTTCTTTTGTTAGTAATAGGAAGCTTTTTAATGATCAGCTTGGGTATTATGGGAACTTATGTGGCAAAAATCTATGAAGAAGTAAAAAGTAGACCTCGTTATATAGTTACAGATAGCATCAATGAATAA
- a CDS encoding glycosyltransferase family 1 protein: MDILYDHQMFAIQKFGGISRIFIELIRELSPNSDCSIHWHRGIKTDGYDISEYRDQLTGYWVIPKLPLPRGKVINDTINKLSFQWFIRRFGRQYDIYHPSYYDADLVEIVNPKKLVITIHDMIPEKFLSGQGKFQPLIKNKQQLVEQADLIFVASENTRNDLVELLGVNPEKTKVTYWASRIQEAKECELPKNCRSQPYFLYVGTRSKYKNFEIVLKAFAASPKLRDNFKLLCFGGSCDFLESELRVMEENNMRQNFIYLRGDDALLKTLYCNAQALIYTSRYEGFGLPPLEAMECQCPVVCCLTSSLPEVVGDAASLFEPDSVDGLVNAMEIVVEDSEQRASMIQKGRQRAKLFTWQKTAQLTWDGYRSINS, from the coding sequence GTGGATATTCTCTACGACCATCAAATGTTTGCTATCCAGAAATTTGGTGGTATATCCCGAATTTTTATTGAGTTAATCCGAGAGTTATCGCCAAACTCTGACTGCTCAATTCATTGGCATCGTGGTATCAAGACCGATGGGTATGATATTTCAGAGTATCGCGATCAACTCACCGGATATTGGGTGATACCTAAATTGCCCTTGCCGAGGGGTAAGGTTATTAATGACACTATCAATAAACTCTCCTTTCAATGGTTTATCCGTAGATTCGGTAGACAGTATGATATCTATCATCCTAGCTACTATGATGCTGACTTAGTGGAGATTGTTAACCCTAAGAAACTTGTGATCACAATCCATGATATGATTCCGGAAAAATTTCTATCAGGACAAGGTAAGTTTCAGCCATTAATTAAAAATAAGCAGCAGCTAGTTGAACAAGCCGATTTAATTTTTGTAGCTTCCGAAAATACCCGAAATGATTTAGTAGAATTATTGGGAGTTAATCCGGAAAAAACTAAAGTAACCTATTGGGCAAGTCGAATTCAAGAAGCCAAGGAATGTGAGTTACCAAAGAATTGCCGTAGTCAGCCTTACTTCCTTTATGTGGGAACTCGTTCAAAATATAAAAATTTTGAAATAGTCCTCAAAGCGTTTGCTGCTAGTCCTAAATTACGAGATAATTTCAAATTACTGTGTTTTGGGGGTTCCTGTGATTTTTTGGAATCAGAATTAAGGGTTATGGAAGAGAATAATATGCGACAAAATTTCATCTATCTTAGGGGTGATGATGCCCTACTCAAAACCCTATATTGTAATGCCCAAGCCCTAATTTATACCAGCCGCTATGAAGGATTTGGTTTACCGCCCCTAGAGGCAATGGAATGCCAATGTCCAGTTGTCTGCTGCTTAACCTCTTCCTTGCCTGAGGTAGTAGGAGATGCAGCTAGTTTATTTGAGCCAGATTCTGTGGATGGACTAGTTAACGCTATGGAGATAGTTGTAGAAGACTCAGAACAGCGGGCATCTATGATTCAGAAAGGACGGCAACGTGCTAAGCTTTTCACGTGGCAAAAGACTGCTCAACTGACTTGGGATGGCTATCGTTCAATTAACTCATGA
- a CDS encoding FkbM family methyltransferase → MDSQEQHLPSHESINELDKMEIYLQVFHHFLPQAMDFPNLAVPYTLFLRSLREKLHPVGVRDIQAVNLPSGLTFHVDVGDRLGCDFYYGHYQEYFDAQLFLGLLDANSIVLDVGANFGYYAVSSATKLSPTSCVHAFEPNPDAYQLLQQNVEVNHLQQLVSCHDLCVGAEDGETDFYITQESAFSGMDDTKRSVLREKLTIPVRSLDSILPELGLSQIDAIKIDVEGYEFAVLNGAMATIQRSPNLVIMMEVSAKNLNEQRREALMSSLVNLYNQNLRGWIVDSNPKELKSIPTPEAALTLGSATSANLFLMVSGSEREHQLSKVYHNLETQQDSDQLKEPDLFYTKSLSPKGVG, encoded by the coding sequence ATGGATAGTCAGGAACAGCATTTACCTAGCCATGAGTCGATAAATGAGTTGGATAAGATGGAGATTTATCTTCAGGTATTCCACCATTTTCTGCCTCAGGCGATGGATTTTCCCAACTTGGCGGTACCCTACACCTTGTTTTTGCGATCGCTTCGAGAGAAACTCCATCCAGTAGGGGTTCGGGATATCCAAGCAGTGAATTTGCCATCAGGCTTGACATTCCATGTTGATGTCGGGGATCGACTGGGGTGCGACTTTTACTATGGCCATTACCAAGAATACTTTGATGCCCAGCTCTTTTTAGGTCTGCTCGATGCCAATTCCATTGTGCTAGATGTAGGAGCAAACTTTGGTTACTACGCTGTATCATCAGCTACAAAATTAAGTCCCACCAGTTGTGTTCATGCCTTTGAACCTAACCCAGATGCCTACCAGCTTTTACAACAAAATGTAGAAGTTAACCACTTACAACAGTTAGTTTCTTGCCATGACCTATGCGTCGGTGCTGAAGATGGAGAAACAGACTTTTATATTACCCAGGAATCCGCATTTAGTGGTATGGATGATACTAAGCGGTCTGTCTTGCGTGAAAAGCTCACAATTCCAGTCCGTAGTCTAGACTCGATACTTCCAGAGTTGGGGTTATCCCAAATAGATGCCATCAAGATTGATGTCGAAGGATACGAATTTGCCGTATTAAATGGTGCCATGGCAACCATTCAGCGCTCACCAAATCTAGTGATCATGATGGAAGTGAGTGCCAAGAATCTAAATGAGCAGCGACGTGAAGCATTGATGTCCTCTCTTGTGAATCTTTACAATCAAAACCTCCGGGGCTGGATCGTAGATTCTAACCCGAAAGAACTCAAATCCATACCAACTCCAGAAGCAGCCCTAACTTTAGGGAGTGCTACAAGCGCTAATTTATTCCTAATGGTTTCTGGCTCAGAGCGTGAACATCAATTGAGTAAAGTATATCATAATTTAGAGACACAGCAAGATAGTGATCAACTAAAAGAACCTGATCTTTTTTATACAAAAAGCCTATCACCTAAGGGGGTTGGGTAA
- a CDS encoding class I SAM-dependent methyltransferase: MVNRVLNQVVSAKEPFNSYETVKEAVETIDGFLVPGQEEFLFNKVKSLPEDALIVEVGSYKGRSTAAMAFACVGTNRKIYCIDPWIGQCHDIPEKSVFEVWKENLDKYQLTPYIKSFQGYSLEILKRWGELTGEKTIDFVFIDGSHEYLDVLTDFGLLLPLMKVGGWMAFHDIIETWPGCDYLWHDIVKFRLTDHEYSTTLACGRVKTTQELSKELQELHELRTLLVQSQQLQDSGSLELQQTQTKLQQTQEQLQQTQEQLQQTQEQLQNTQVELVQSQQLQQSKITELQQTQYELHHTKLEVAAMKTSKFWKLRSLWFKFKGFVGLPIDNE; this comes from the coding sequence ATGGTTAATAGGGTGCTCAATCAAGTTGTCAGTGCTAAGGAACCATTCAACAGTTATGAGACGGTGAAAGAAGCTGTTGAAACCATTGATGGTTTCCTAGTTCCTGGTCAAGAAGAGTTCTTATTTAATAAAGTGAAGTCCCTTCCTGAGGATGCTCTGATTGTTGAAGTTGGCTCTTATAAAGGAAGGTCTACGGCAGCTATGGCTTTTGCCTGTGTGGGGACTAATCGAAAGATATACTGTATTGATCCATGGATAGGGCAATGCCACGACATACCAGAAAAGAGTGTCTTTGAGGTCTGGAAAGAAAACCTTGATAAATACCAACTGACTCCCTATATAAAATCTTTTCAGGGATATTCTTTAGAAATTCTGAAGCGTTGGGGTGAATTAACTGGAGAAAAGACGATTGACTTCGTGTTTATTGATGGTTCTCATGAATACTTAGATGTGCTGACTGATTTTGGGTTATTATTACCCCTGATGAAAGTTGGGGGATGGATGGCTTTTCATGATATTATTGAAACTTGGCCTGGATGCGACTATCTATGGCATGATATTGTAAAATTTCGTCTTACAGACCACGAGTACTCAACGACCCTTGCCTGTGGTCGAGTTAAAACGACTCAAGAACTCTCCAAGGAGTTACAAGAACTTCATGAGTTGCGGACATTGCTAGTTCAATCACAACAGCTTCAAGATAGCGGAAGCCTAGAATTGCAACAAACTCAAACTAAACTTCAACAAACTCAAGAGCAATTACAACAAACTCAAGAGCAATTACAACAAACTCAAGAGCAATTACAAAACACCCAAGTAGAGCTAGTTCAATCCCAACAGCTTCAACAGAGTAAAATTACAGAACTGCAACAAACTCAATACGAATTACACCACACCAAACTAGAAGTGGCGGCCATGAAGACAAGTAAGTTTTGGAAATTGCGATCGCTCTGGTTTAAATTTAAAGGGTTTGTGGGCCTGCCTATAGATAATGAATAA
- a CDS encoding methyltransferase domain-containing protein, translating to MTQTLRHICWCGNTELTEFSPDYFVCYQCGTLVSKTGLRTEQIRVQDDNHDFYGKEYWLSHQTEHYGFPDIRQRARQDLPERCLHWLRTLMAYKLPPAKVLELGCAHGGFVAMMGWAGFEAMGLELSPWVVEFAQQTFNIPILSGPIEDQQLEPECFDAIVLYDVMEHLPDPVATMSHGASLLKEDGIFIVQMPNYEEGKTYSEMVAQKDHFLEQMKSIEHIHLLSRRGVSQFFKNLGFEFLQFEQQLFDYDMFFVASRQPLVRYTDEQISYYLLKSPSGRMVQALLDKSSDFNKLQVQYQNIQVQYQTSETRRAELLKIIEQQDQEIASLRSQVSATVTDLQQTKSQLTQAHSDLQHTQSQLNQSNSNLQHTQSQLNQYHSEIQYNQSQLTQIHSELQHTQSQLTQIHSHLQHTQSQLAQSQEKIQNFQQNQLQQIQNQLNEAEAKLKVINVEIAAMKTSKFWKLRSLWFKFKGFVGLPTDNE from the coding sequence ATGACACAAACGTTAAGACATATCTGTTGGTGTGGAAATACTGAGCTAACTGAATTTTCCCCCGACTACTTTGTGTGCTATCAATGTGGCACTCTAGTGTCAAAAACTGGTTTGAGGACTGAGCAGATCCGTGTACAGGATGATAACCATGACTTCTACGGTAAAGAGTACTGGTTGTCTCATCAGACCGAGCATTATGGTTTTCCTGATATTCGTCAACGAGCCCGTCAAGACTTACCAGAGCGATGCCTCCACTGGCTGCGTACACTGATGGCTTATAAACTACCGCCAGCCAAAGTGCTTGAGTTAGGTTGTGCTCATGGTGGCTTTGTGGCAATGATGGGCTGGGCAGGTTTTGAGGCTATGGGTCTGGAGCTTAGCCCTTGGGTTGTGGAATTTGCACAACAGACATTCAATATCCCCATTTTGTCAGGACCGATCGAGGACCAGCAACTAGAACCAGAATGTTTTGATGCCATCGTACTCTACGATGTCATGGAACATTTACCTGATCCAGTGGCTACCATGAGCCATGGGGCATCTCTTCTCAAGGAAGATGGTATTTTCATTGTCCAGATGCCCAATTATGAAGAGGGTAAAACCTATTCAGAGATGGTTGCTCAAAAGGATCATTTTTTAGAGCAAATGAAATCTATTGAGCATATCCATCTTTTGAGTCGGCGAGGGGTGTCGCAATTCTTTAAGAACCTTGGTTTTGAGTTTCTGCAATTTGAACAACAGTTGTTCGACTATGACATGTTTTTCGTAGCTAGTCGGCAGCCTTTGGTGCGCTATACTGATGAGCAAATTAGTTACTATCTGCTCAAGAGTCCATCTGGGCGAATGGTTCAGGCATTACTGGACAAATCCTCTGACTTTAATAAACTCCAAGTTCAGTATCAAAACATCCAAGTTCAGTATCAAACTAGCGAGACTAGGCGTGCTGAGCTTCTGAAGATTATTGAGCAACAGGATCAAGAGATAGCTTCCTTGCGCTCTCAGGTCAGTGCAACTGTGACAGACCTCCAGCAGACTAAATCGCAATTAACCCAAGCCCACTCAGACCTTCAACATACTCAGTCACAATTAAATCAATCAAACTCAAACCTTCAACATACTCAGTCACAATTAAATCAATACCACTCAGAAATTCAATATAATCAATCACAATTAACCCAAATACACTCAGAACTTCAGCATACTCAGTCACAATTAACCCAAATACACTCACACCTTCAGCATACTCAATCACAATTGGCACAGTCACAGGAAAAAATTCAGAATTTTCAGCAAAATCAATTACAGCAGATTCAGAACCAACTGAACGAAGCTGAGGCTAAGTTGAAGGTAATTAATGTAGAAATTGCGGCCATGAAGACCAGTAAGTTTTGGAAATTGCGATCGCTCTGGTTCAAATTTAAAGGGTTTGTCGGTTTACCTACAGATAACGAATAA
- a CDS encoding transposase encodes MKTPNKIIRTDKWRLNPTPVQKELLGKTVEVYRHACQFLVGIIYTHWSELGELTADQLTPAVEKLMHQTAKRPSIKYPQFKKAFYKFPSYLRRAAIAFSAGQVSSFVTRYREWQSGGRKRKDAKPPKLNADTGCYPSLYKGQCYKLHGYDQVEIKVFNGYDWVWATVEITGLRERHLVATNKMMSPSLVLNERSCHLSVPFTCKPEKRKPEANVTAIDLGINTTATISVVTHSGTVIHREFIHPGRDIDRRDKRLKSVSVRASKTMGKGGKLHKGFCSKTYQKCRRINTQIGHIVSKRIVEIAEKFNSVRVAWPTALAIVFENLLGWKPKGGRKRSNLRQRFHGWLKAKIRDFTEMKWAELGGKIVEVVAAYSSKLAYDGSGKVKRSSKNYALATFSSGKQFNAVRVAWPTANLNGAYNIGARGVIKLTHRNGGEGRFSKNSGRPPRSWVCLCDLWAKVSPRLA; translated from the coding sequence GTGAAAACGCCAAATAAAATCATAAGAACTGATAAGTGGCGACTCAACCCAACCCCAGTTCAAAAGGAGTTGCTAGGGAAAACGGTTGAGGTATATCGCCACGCTTGTCAGTTTTTAGTTGGTATTATTTACACTCACTGGTCTGAACTGGGAGAACTGACAGCAGATCAACTAACTCCGGCTGTCGAAAAGTTAATGCATCAAACAGCTAAACGTCCTAGTATTAAATACCCTCAATTCAAGAAAGCCTTTTATAAATTTCCTAGCTATCTACGTCGTGCTGCGATTGCCTTCTCTGCTGGTCAAGTTAGTAGCTTTGTTACTCGTTATCGGGAGTGGCAGTCGGGAGGCAGAAAAAGAAAGGATGCTAAGCCTCCAAAGCTAAATGCAGACACCGGCTGTTATCCCTCCCTTTACAAGGGACAATGTTACAAGCTGCATGGTTATGACCAAGTCGAAATCAAGGTTTTCAATGGATATGACTGGGTTTGGGCTACCGTTGAAATCACTGGCCTCAGAGAGCGTCACCTGGTTGCAACTAACAAAATGATGTCCCCATCATTGGTTTTAAATGAAAGGAGCTGTCACTTATCCGTTCCATTTACCTGTAAACCAGAAAAAAGAAAACCAGAAGCTAACGTTACTGCGATAGACCTGGGAATTAATACTACTGCTACAATATCAGTTGTAACCCATAGCGGCACTGTAATCCACAGGGAATTCATTCATCCCGGGAGAGACATAGACCGTAGGGATAAGCGACTAAAATCTGTATCCGTACGAGCATCTAAAACGATGGGTAAGGGCGGAAAACTTCATAAAGGTTTTTGCTCTAAGACCTATCAAAAATGCCGAAGAATCAACACCCAAATCGGTCACATTGTCTCTAAGCGAATTGTCGAGATTGCTGAAAAGTTCAACTCTGTTCGCGTAGCGTGGCCTACGGCCTTAGCAATCGTATTTGAGAACCTTTTGGGTTGGAAACCAAAAGGGGGACGTAAACGGTCTAACCTTCGACAAAGGTTTCACGGTTGGCTTAAAGCAAAAATTCGTGATTTTACTGAGATGAAGTGGGCTGAATTGGGCGGCAAGATAGTAGAAGTTGTAGCAGCTTATAGCTCAAAACTTGCCTATGATGGTTCGGGCAAAGTTAAACGTAGTTCAAAGAATTATGCCCTAGCAACCTTCTCCTCAGGTAAGCAATTTAATGCCGTTCGCGTAGCGTGGCCTACGGCCAATCTTAATGGCGCTTACAATATCGGTGCTAGAGGTGTAATTAAACTCACTCACAGAAATGGTGGTGAGGGTCGTTTCAGTAAAAACTCTGGACGACCACCTAGAAGCTGGGTCTGTTTATGTGATCTTTGGGCAAAGGTTAGTCCTAGATTAGCATAG